The following nucleotide sequence is from Oncorhynchus kisutch isolate 150728-3 linkage group LG29, Okis_V2, whole genome shotgun sequence.
AGCCAAAGCCTGCATCATCGCCGGGATCGTCTTCATCATCTGTGGCCTCCTCATCTTCATCCCTGTGTCATGGTCGGCCAATACCCTGATCAGAGACTTCTATAACCCCTTGGTGATAGAGGCCCAGAGGAGGGAGCTGGGGGCGTCTCTGTACATCGGCTGGGGCTCCGCAGGGCTGCTGCTGTTGGGAGGGGGTCTGCTCTGCTGCAACTGCCCCCCCAAGGAGGGCAACATGGGCAGGCCATATGTGGCGGCTAAGTTCGCCCCCGTCCGGACCACATCTCCGTCCATGAACTATgtgtgagtgaggagtagagtcTCTGGTGGATATGGGGACATtctacattttttacatttgacattttagtaatttagcaggcgctcttatccagagtgacttacagttagtccATTCATCTTCAGACCGcttggtgggacaaccacatatcacaggcatagtatgtacacttttcctcaataaagtagctatcagcaaagtcagagctagtaagggGAGGGGTTCAGGTGCTTTTGGAAGATGGGACTGGGGATATAGGAGCAGGATGGGGTGTTCAGTGGTACAGATTAAATGTTGATGCTCTTATTGAGTTGTCCGATGCTCTTTTGCAGATGATACTAAGTTTTGTCTATTCTACATATTGCCAGCTCTATGTTCTAAGTATATATTATATCTTATGACATGATATGATGTTGGGTCTGCTCCGCTTGATATATTTCTATATTGTGAATGTTGCTAGGTGACTTTGAAGttgtaatgttttacattgatgtCCTCCTGtgacaacatttattttttttgctCAAATTGAATGTTACATTCTGTCTGTATCCTATTACAGGACTACTCTCTTTTGTATGCTTTTCAGTATGTGCATTTTTCCCCCTTCATTTCACAAATACTCACATTTTAAATAAAAGTAGattttaaaacaaaaataaatgtctgtttgaatataaatatttagCATCATGGTTTAAATTACGTTGTTGTTCTCTGTTCATTCGAGTTGCGCAAAGTAGACGCATAGACCTAGATTGATTGATTAAGAGGAATTTCTATTGGCAAGTGCATTTTTCGCCGTTAGGCTGTTTGACATTTTCAAATGGACTGTCCTCGTGGGGTGACAGTATTTTACAGAAAAAAACCCTGAATACAACAGATTTCGGCGACACCTCGAGACAATCCGTTTGCGCGTGCCTGGAAACACAATGACGAGGAATCCAGCTTTTTGTCAAATTGACGTCTGATTTGAATttcgcagcaggttaggagaacttacgcagcaggttaggataactaattTAGAAGGTTAGGAGATTAGGTTGTTAGGAAAATgattagggttagctaaaatgcaacaacaacaaaaatacactTTTGACATTAATTTGAAAAAAGATGGATCCTTTCTAGCCATGTCTGTTTAATGGCAACAGAGAGAGCGCCTCTTTTCACATACAGTAGGCAACAGACCGCACATCTACCAGTTCGTTTTCAGGTGAAAATAAAtgtccaaatatatatataaatattcccCCGCCCAGTTTTCCTCAAGACAGGTTTCTGAAAAGGAATATTAACATAATTTATGTGCTGAGCATCACTAAGGATTCAGTTTTTAAAATTCGTTGagaaaaatgtatatttaaaaatatatattaaataacaACACTCTAAGCGCAAATAGTAAGTGCCTTACTGCAATGTCCTTGCAGATTTTACGGAAAAGTAGGCTAATGTCCCAAAAGGGATAGAAATCTGGGAAAATCCCCTCCAAAACACGATGTTGTCTGTTTACAGTTCGAGCAGAACTCAGTCAAAATTCAAAACAGTATGAAATTATTATTCAATTATTATTCTGATGTAATCGATAGCCATTCTAAATGCGCAAGCTAAACAAACGGCAAAATATAGTCTATAAAGTAAACTAGGCTATAGGCTATAACAATACATAGGCAGAGGTTCCTAAACCTTTTCACTCAgtccccccttccagcattggggaacatcccgcACCCCCTGCGCGCTCGCcacgtctatttctatgggcacaagcacagttcgtgacacaaactgttcacacccctcttgttggtggatataattttgcaggtttaaagcttattaAGTTCTACACATTTTTTCATAGGGAGCAAAGAAAATGTTGCCATTTTAAAGCtaatatatattttcatttgatatttgagtgacaaaaaaatacaacaatATAAATGGGCTTAAAACAGCCAAATTAAAAACGTTAGCTGAGATGAGCTAGTTGATGTGGACATTTCTGAAAAGCTATAAATAACTCTAAGCCAGGGCTGTCCAacgctgttcctggagagctaccgtcctgtaggttttcaatcaATCCTCCATCTAGCGCacctttaattttttttttttttttttaaacctttatttaacgaggcaagtcagttatgaacaaattcttattttcaatgacggcctaggaacagtgggttaactgcctgttcaggggcagaacgacagatttgtaccttgtcagcaagGGGGCttgaaccttccggttactagtccaacactctaaccactaggctaccctgccgccccgattcTAATAGTTAGCTGGTTGaaaagctgaatcaggttagttacaactgcggttggagggaaaacctacaggagggtaattctccaggaacagggttggagagccctgctcaaAGGTATGAATTGacttcgaaattgcaccttgtgcattctactagtACGACTTTCACCCACAGTTTGAGAACTTATGGGCTAAAACACACATCTATTTTGAAACGCACGTTCCAAAAAAGAGTAGTCAAAGAAATGAGTAGCACAAACAATTCACAAAATGAAAAAATCTAAAAACTATTTTTCCATATATCTTTTCTGTATATGTTTTATTCATTTACAAACTCATAAACATTCTATCCCCGACGCAGAGGACTTGGGCGCGATGTACTGCGTCCCTTATATAGGTCTCCCCTCGACGGCAAAGGAGCGCGCCCCCGATCAGGAGCGGTCCTGACGCGCCCCATCCAAAGTACAGGGACGAGCCCAGCTCTCTCCCCTGTGAGTCGGGTACCAGGGAGTTGTAGAGCGCCCCAGCCACAAGGAAGAACACCCCGGCAGTGATCGCCACCCGGGCCTTGGCCGACTGGTCCCCGACACAAGTGGTTCATTTCCCCCTGACAACCGAGAGCAGGAGCCCGAACAGGGCCAAGAGGATGGCGATGACTACCATGGCCCGGGCGGCTTGGAGGTCCGGAGGCAAGGAGAGGGTTGAGTCGTAGAACTTACACTGGATACGGCCTGTGCTCGGCACCACGCACGTCATCCACAGAGCCTCCCAGATGGTCTGCGCCAGCACAATGTTGTTTCCGATGAAGGCCGAGACTTTCCACATGGGGAGGATGCAGATGATGTTCCCCACCCAGCCCAGCACCGGGAAATCTGCAGCCCCAAAGATACCATCGTTGCCAGCTACTGCTACTCCTATATggatctccctcttctcctccaaaAAGCACACCGAGTGTGTGACCCCTAAAGCAGAATAAGGTTATATAGAGAGCCAACCGAGCCCCCTCCATCCCCGGGTGGGCTTTGGCTCCGTTACTAAGAGATCCACATATCTATCACGCTGTCCCGGAGTTCAGGAATGTTCTTCCCACACAGGAAGCCCCTCAATGTGCCCAGCTCTGTACAAAATCCAGGAAAAATACCCTATATAGGAATGTGTCTTGGGCAGTTGCCAAGAGATATGCACCACATTTAAATTCTTATAATTTCACAGTTGAAAAATAGACCGCTCCAATCTGCAAAAGTAGGCTACTCAATTATGAAATAAACTTGTCGCAACGATTCTTGTGCAAAAGTTTATTTGTGCGGGTTTTTGGCTTCTAATGGTCTCTCCAGTTTTGCATTGGCTGTCCTACACAATGCCacaggtggagaggtgtgtgtgaaacACAAGATAGCGGTTTCGTGGCTGCTTACAGGCCAATACACAGACTGGGTGTCATCTATGGCTAATTAATTAACCAGACACTATCTGAGCCTTTTAAAAATTATTCAGCGAGCAGGGGAGAAGAATAATTACACATTATAACAAAAATAATAAAATGTTACACAATGTATGTTTATATTTGCACTATTGcacaaattatatattttttacatccaAAACCATGAACgtgatttttttttaacattaaaTAATTAGGACAGGACACTGTTATCACAAATTATGTTTTTTTACTACCATGCACTGCGATGGACACTAACTTTGGAGCCAGACCAGATGGTCGAAACTCAGCAAAGGCCTTTAACAGGATGCAGTAAAGCATGCTGTTGTTATCGAATAAAATATACCTTCCCAATTAAATGTGAAGTCAActaaataaaaacacaaaatagGAAACAACCAAGAGCTCAAACAAGTTAAATAGGCTGATCACATTAAATTTGAGATCTAAAACAGCTTTGCTTTGTAGGCTTATATATTACTTTTGAAAAGCTTTTCGCCAGTCGCGTTATATAGAAAATGAAGAAAGTAGGGAAGGAATGACAGAAAGAATGGCGGTGTGAAGGAGACGTATTATATCAGGGACTTTTGCTGCGTTCAAGtactagtcggaactaggaaactcggaaCTACAACCAATTAAGCAAGGGGGACATTTTAGTTTACTCGTTCGAGTATCACTTGAACGCGACAATAGCCCACGTGGGAATTTGATTTCCGTTGTTGGATGTTAAAATTATAATTTATCACAGAAACCAACAGCTCACTCATGAGCATCCATTAGAATCCAACAGCCCATGCGTGGCGAACTTTCAATACTCTCCAAACTGACGCACAGGATTTACGCACAGAAAGCTTAGCCATTCGGGTTATTTGCAGATCAGTGGATACAAATGCGTATAGTTAACATGCTGCACGTGAACGGACTGGGACTAATAGACTGACAGCTGGTATCAATGACAGTAAATTGCGTAGTCTATGTTCAGCACTTTGTGGCGGAGAGGGGAACGATGCCTCATTcacgtgctagtcggaactaggaaactcggacatttccgacttgctagctcaggggtgtcaaactcattccagagTGGACCGAGTGATTGTAGGTTTTTGTTTGTTAACTTTCAATTACCAGATGAGGGGAGTTACTTACTAATCAGTTACCTTAAGTCATCAATTAAGTGCAAGGGTGAagggaaaacccgcagacactcggccatccgtggaatgagtttgacacgtgtgcTAACTGGTTGAGCGCGGcacgtgtataactacaaccaTTTCGGATATTTCTGAGTTTCCTAGACCGACTAGCGTGTGAACGCAGCATAACATATGGGTAGTTTGGGCACGCTTATTAGTTCGGTGGGTGTGTGTCGGCCAACAAACAGGTGCTTTCAATCGTCCCAATTAGTAACCATACCCTGGTAGGTGGGTATAAAGGTTGGAGTCTTTATACTAACCAAAATAGCTAGCATTCCCACTGCTAAACACTAGTCCTGCCTGGTTTACGTGTGTTTGAGTAGATAGAACGCAATGGCCTCCGCCGGTCTCCAGATTCTGGGCATTGCCCTGGCTATCATCGGTTGGATCGGTGACATCATAATCTGCGCGCTCCCCATGTGGAAGGTGACTGCTTTCATCGGCAATAACATCGTAACCTCGCAGATCTTCTGGGAGGGCCTGTGGATGAACTGTGTGCTCCAGAGCACGGGCCAGATGCAGTGTAAGGTCTACGACTCCATGCTGGCCTTACCTCAGGACCTCCAGGCCGCCAGGGCTCTAGTCGTCATCTCCATCCTCGTGGCCGTGATCGGCATCCTGCTCTCCATTGCTGGGGGGAAGTGCACAAACTGCATCAATGACGAGGCGGCCAAGTCCAAGGTGGCCATCGCATCCGGTGTGTTCTTCCAGGTCGCCGGCATCCTCTGTCTGATCCCGGTGTCTTGGTCCGCCAACACCGTCATCAGGGACTTCTACAACCCGCTTCTCGCTGACTCGCAGAGGAGAGAGCTGGGCGCGTCGCTGTTCATCGGATGGGGCTCTGCTGGCCTGATGCTCATCGGGGGCGcacttctctgctgccagtgccCCCAGCGCAAGGAGGGTGGGTACTCTGCCAAATATTCCGCCCCGCGCTCTGCCGCCAGTGGCGCGGCCTACGTCTGACAAGACGGAACCCTGAAGTTGTCTTAACTGGAGACTGATGTAGTAGAAATTATTATGCATTTATGTGAATCTCTTCGCTTAACTGCAGTGCACCATGGAAATTCGAGTGGGAATTCGAATAGTTTTTTTCATGACATGTTTTAACGATTTATTGCTTTAATAAATGATCTTTCTTGTTGAATTCATGTTTTGGTTCAAGCAGGCTATGGTGTAGACTGGGGTTTAAACTGTGTTCACGATCTCTTGCAGGTCAGTTCCAATATTGGGCTAAACTAATCTGCCCgtgagcaaggcaattaaccaTTTCTCCAGGGTTTCCTTTACTGTTTTTTTCAATTCCATGTCCTACTTGTACATAGTGAGCAGGACTCTCTAACCCCTctttacacttctgctactctgCTTATCATATATGCAATCACTTTaacaatacctacatgtacatactacctcaataagcctgactaacaggtgtctgtatatagccttctaTTCTTTCTTTTGTCTTTCTACTGTTtatctttacttacctacacaaaCGCACCATTGGTTAGCgcctgtaagcatttcactaatgTTTATACCTGTTGTCTTCGGCACACTTGACCAACTTTGATTTGACCCCTGCATATTCCCCTGAAGCATAAATATTTAAGTAGGTAAACCATAACGGTTCTCTATGGGGAGTCATTTGTACAGAACCAATGGCTGAAAATTATTAATTGAAATTAAATAGCCTAGAACACAAaataaagattttactgagttacaatccattggggcggcagtgtagcctagtggttagagcattggactagtaacctcgcaaccgaaaggttgcaagttcaaatccctgagctgacaaggtacaaaatctgtcgttctgcccttgaacaggcagttaacccactgttcctaggccgtcattgaaaataagaatttgttcttaactgacttgcctagttaaataaaggttaaaaaaaaagacaGTCAATTGGAACAATGACTTGggccctagtctatggatttcacaactggGAATAATGTTATGCATCTGGTCACATGCCTTTTAAagaggggtgtggatcagaaaaccagtcagtatttggtgtgaccatTTGTCTTGTGTGGCATGTCCTTTgcgtgaagttgctggatattgcagAGAACTGGACCGCTGTCCGTATACTTCAATTAAGAGCATCTCAAACATGTTCAATGTGTGAGTATGGAAGAATTggtacattttcagcttccaggaattgtgtacaggtccttgcgacatggggctgtgcattatgctgaaacatgaggtgatggcggcagatgaatggcacgacaattcCCTCAGGATCCCATCACAATATATTTGTGCATTCAAATCGCCATCAATCTGAAATTGTGTttgtagcttatacctgcccattCCACCACcacaatggggcactctgttctaGTTAACATCAGAAAACCGCTCACCTACACAACACCATATgcggtctgcagttgtgaggctagCTGGATGTACTGAGTGGCCTTTTGTctcaagcacaaggtgcacctgtgtaatactGTTTAATCAGATCCTTGATATGtcacacatgtcaggtggatggattatcttggcaaagttgaaaggctcactaacagggatgtaaactcatttctgcacattttagagaaataagctttttgtgcgtatggaacatttctgggatctttaatttcacctcatgaaatatgggaccaacactttacatgttgcatttatatttttgttccgtgtatTTCCATGGTAACCACTGTCCACCCTTACACATTCCCATACTGGGGAATCAGGACAAGCCGGTAACCTGAGCCACAAACTAGTTCAATCCCCTCCCTGTTCTATTTCCTTTCACAATACCTCCAGTGTTACTGACACAAGGAAATGTGCTCTCATTCGACAAACACAGCAACCCTCTCACGGCTGCCTTGGCTTAGATGCAACTTGTGGACTTGTAATCATTGTTAGTTTCAAAGAGGACAAAGGGGATAcaatgctctgctctgctctcacaGCTGCCTTGGATTAGCTGCAACGTTTGGATTCATGGACTTTTATAGATAGAATGGAGAATTTGACTTGTCCGCATCTGAACTATCAGGCCTTTTTCCAAGACCAGTCTCATTTTGTAGTGTAGGAAATACATACTATGCGAAGTCAACTCCACATCAGATCCAATAAGCTAACGACAACGTGGCCATTACAATACTTCCAGAACCTCCTATTGGACACTTTCAACTATTCCGGGGAAGAACAATGAGCCGACAGATCCTTGCCTTTGTCCTGGCCTTCATCGGGTTCATGGGGACCATCGTGATCTGTGCCCTGCCCATGTGGAAGGTAACAGCCTTTGTCGGAGCCAACATTGTCACTGCCCAGGTGTTCTGGGAAGGGTTATGGATGAACTGTGTGATCCAGAGCACGGGCCACATGCAGTGTAAAGCCTACGACTCCCTCCTGGCCTTGCCCCAGAACCTGCAGGCTTCCAGGGCTCTCATCTGCATCTCCATTGGGGTCAGTGTGCTCGCCATTGGGCTGACTGTAGTTGGGGCACGCTGCACCAACTTCCTCCATGACGACTGGCTGGCCAAGTCGAAGGTTGGCATTGCGGCAGGTGCGGTGTTCATGGCAGCGGGGGTGTTGTGTGTTATCCCCGTAAGCTGGTCCGCTCACACCATCATCCAGGGCTTCTACAACCCTCTGGCcacccaggagaggagaggggagctgGGGGCGTCCATCTACGTGGGGTGGGTGTCTGGAGCTCTGCTCATGATCGGAGGGG
It contains:
- the LOC109881022 gene encoding claudin-like protein ZF-A89, with amino-acid sequence MASAGLQILGIALAIIGWIGDIIICALPMWKVTAFIGNNIVTSQIFWEGLWMNCVLQSTGQMQCKVYDSMLALPQDLQAARALVVISILVAVIGILLSIAGGKCTNCINDEAAKSKVAIASGVFFQVAGILCLIPVSWSANTVIRDFYNPLLADSQRRELGASLFIGWGSAGLMLIGGALLCCQCPQRKEGGYSAKYSAPRSAASGAAYV
- the LOC109881021 gene encoding claudin-like protein ZF-A89 encodes the protein MSRQILAFVLAFIGFMGTIVICALPMWKVTAFVGANIVTAQVFWEGLWMNCVIQSTGHMQCKAYDSLLALPQNLQASRALICISIGVSVLAIGLTVVGARCTNFLHDDWLAKSKVGIAAGAVFMAAGVLCVIPVSWSAHTIIQGFYNPLATQERRGELGASIYVGWVSGALLMIGGGMLCSTYRC